From the genome of Virgibacillus siamensis, one region includes:
- a CDS encoding RidA family protein translates to MVRSIFTKNAPEAIGPYSQAIQAGDFVYVSGQIPINPETGEVVEGIENQTEQVLRNLKAILHEADVEFAQVVKFTIYLKSMDDFATVNEIYGGYLTDPFPARATVEVSKLPKDVLVEMDVVAYKL, encoded by the coding sequence ATGGTACGATCTATTTTTACAAAAAATGCTCCAGAGGCAATTGGCCCGTATTCACAGGCGATTCAGGCAGGTGATTTTGTTTATGTTTCCGGACAAATTCCAATTAATCCTGAAACAGGAGAAGTTGTCGAAGGTATTGAAAATCAGACAGAACAGGTGTTGAGAAATTTAAAGGCAATTCTGCATGAAGCAGATGTGGAATTTGCCCAAGTGGTAAAATTTACAATTTATTTGAAGTCAATGGATGATTTCGCTACGGTTAATGAAATTTACGGTGGTTATTTGACAGATCCATTTCCTGCAAGGGCAACGGTGGAAGTAAGCAAACTCCCTAAAGACGTATTGGTTGAGATGGACGTCGTTGCATACAAATTATAA
- a CDS encoding lysozyme family protein yields the protein MKRSTKKAIQKTVVITGMLVGVFILVSILTFRLAEQEFEISRPLINEKVWNYKPVVEKYAKQYGVTEYVDVLLAMMMQESGGRGNDPMQSSESYCGHRGCIDNPERSIEQGVYYFSEAINEADGDLKLAVQSYNFGRGFIDYVHQKSGTYSIEVAIDFSQKMYRSAENQSIYSCLREEAKQYNACYGDIYYVRDVMQYKQKMTAEK from the coding sequence ATGAAACGCTCAACAAAGAAAGCCATTCAAAAAACAGTTGTCATAACAGGAATGCTGGTCGGTGTGTTTATTTTGGTTTCTATTCTTACCTTCCGGCTGGCGGAGCAGGAGTTTGAGATATCCCGCCCGCTTATTAATGAAAAGGTGTGGAACTACAAACCGGTAGTTGAGAAGTATGCAAAACAATACGGAGTAACAGAATATGTTGATGTGCTGCTGGCAATGATGATGCAGGAATCGGGCGGCAGGGGTAATGACCCGATGCAGTCATCCGAAAGTTATTGCGGTCACAGAGGATGCATTGACAATCCGGAACGATCCATCGAGCAAGGTGTTTATTATTTTTCGGAAGCAATCAATGAAGCAGATGGAGATTTAAAACTTGCCGTTCAATCGTATAATTTTGGCAGAGGTTTCATAGATTACGTCCATCAAAAATCGGGAACGTATTCCATAGAAGTTGCTATTGATTTTTCCCAAAAGATGTACAGGTCAGCTGAAAATCAGTCAATCTACTCATGTTTAAGGGAAGAAGCAAAACAATATAATGCATGTTACGGAGATATTTATTATGTTCGTGATGTGATGCAATACAAGCAGAAAATGACTGCTGAAAAATAA
- a CDS encoding long-chain fatty acid--CoA ligase, with amino-acid sequence MMQVPLTVGPLLERAEKFFAKKEVISQTHDKLHRLTYAEIGGRTRRLMSALEALGIQKGDRVGTLAWNHHRHLEIYFAAPGMGAVLHTINIRLSPEHIIYIINHAEDKILFIDEDVLPLIEAVQDKLTTVKVFVVMTDKEELPDSVLTPLFSYEELLRTGNPKYEFDKSLDENDPAGMCYTSATTGKPKGVVYSHRGIVLHSLALGLADSAAISESDVSMAVVPQFHVNAWGTPFACTWFGTTQVMPGPRFTPKRLAAFIEKFNVTVTAGVPTIWLGLLRELEQGDYDTSSLRAVLCGGSAAPKGLIKAFEEKYNIPFIHAYGATETTPLVTLSRLKSYQQDLDTGEKLDQRSKQGIPVPGVEMKVVGNAGEVKWNGEEMGELLLRGPWIANEYYLDERTEQAFQDGWFHTGDVVTVDEEGSIKIVDRTKDLIKSGGEWISSVDLENALMAHEAVFEASVVSIPDPEWQERPVACVVLHDGYVEKVGKDDLLEFLRPQFAKWWLPDDVLFFDEIPKTSVGKFLKRELRKQVKEHYNLQG; translated from the coding sequence ATGATGCAAGTACCATTAACGGTAGGTCCTTTGCTGGAACGTGCCGAAAAGTTTTTTGCAAAGAAGGAAGTTATTTCACAGACACACGATAAACTCCATCGACTGACATATGCTGAGATAGGAGGGCGGACTCGAAGGCTGATGAGTGCACTGGAGGCACTTGGCATCCAAAAAGGTGATCGTGTCGGAACACTGGCCTGGAATCATCACCGTCATTTGGAAATCTACTTTGCTGCTCCCGGAATGGGTGCCGTACTGCATACCATCAATATCCGCCTGTCACCCGAACACATTATCTACATTATCAACCACGCCGAAGACAAAATCTTGTTTATTGACGAAGATGTTTTGCCCCTTATCGAAGCAGTCCAGGATAAACTGACAACCGTTAAAGTGTTTGTCGTCATGACCGACAAAGAAGAACTTCCTGATTCCGTACTCACGCCATTATTTTCATATGAAGAATTGCTCCGCACCGGTAATCCGAAATATGAATTTGATAAAAGCCTTGATGAAAATGACCCGGCAGGAATGTGCTATACTTCTGCAACTACCGGCAAGCCAAAGGGTGTTGTCTATTCCCATCGCGGAATTGTTCTGCACAGCCTGGCACTTGGTCTGGCGGATTCAGCCGCTATTTCAGAATCGGATGTTTCCATGGCAGTTGTTCCACAATTCCATGTCAATGCCTGGGGCACACCATTCGCGTGCACATGGTTTGGAACGACACAAGTAATGCCTGGACCACGCTTTACCCCGAAACGGCTGGCTGCATTTATTGAAAAATTTAATGTAACGGTTACAGCAGGTGTCCCTACCATTTGGCTTGGATTGTTACGTGAACTGGAACAGGGCGATTATGATACATCAAGCCTTCGTGCCGTTCTATGTGGTGGTTCCGCTGCACCAAAAGGATTAATTAAAGCATTCGAGGAAAAATACAACATTCCATTTATTCATGCATATGGTGCAACAGAAACAACCCCACTTGTTACATTGTCACGTTTAAAAAGCTATCAGCAGGATCTGGATACTGGGGAAAAACTGGATCAGCGGTCCAAACAGGGAATTCCTGTCCCCGGTGTGGAAATGAAAGTAGTGGGAAATGCCGGCGAGGTGAAATGGAATGGTGAGGAAATGGGAGAACTATTGCTCCGCGGACCATGGATTGCAAATGAATATTACCTCGATGAACGAACGGAACAAGCATTTCAGGATGGCTGGTTTCATACCGGCGATGTCGTTACGGTTGATGAAGAAGGATCCATTAAAATCGTTGATCGCACTAAAGACTTAATAAAGAGCGGCGGCGAGTGGATTTCCTCCGTTGACCTTGAAAATGCATTAATGGCCCATGAGGCAGTTTTTGAAGCAAGCGTTGTATCGATACCCGATCCGGAATGGCAGGAGCGGCCGGTTGCCTGTGTCGTACTGCATGATGGATATGTCGAAAAGGTAGGCAAAGATGATTTGCTTGAATTCCTTCGTCCGCAATTTGCAAAGTGGTGGCTGCCTGACGATGTACTATTTTTTGATGAAATCCCGAAAACATCTGTTGGAAAGTTTCTGAAACGGGAGTTAAGGAAACAAGTTAAGGAACATTATAATTTACAAGGCTGA
- a CDS encoding NAD(P)H-dependent flavin oxidoreductase: protein MSFLHDRLSIEKPIIQAGMAGGITTPELVSAIANTGALGTLGAGYMGASQLKEDIHKVKQLTDKPFAVNLFAVNLESYSNEIGNMQRFLNRFRNNLGIDAGADFVKVNDYLQEKIHVILEENIRVVSTAFGVLPASLVERLKENDVLLIGMATNLDEARELEESGYDAVVAQGYEAGGHRGTFDVGKYPNGSNIGLHVLLEEFLDHLEIPVVAAGGIHHKKQVDALLAMGAEAVQIGTRFLIAKEAGTNAAYRRALLKADTNSTKITKVFSGRPARAIRNKFVKEVEGSGLTPLPFPIQNQMTKDIRGAGKEFAIADMQSLWAGQGVGAIQEEETAVEIVESLTGNVNITEA from the coding sequence GTGAGTTTTTTACATGATAGACTTTCGATTGAAAAACCAATCATACAAGCGGGCATGGCCGGCGGCATCACAACCCCGGAACTGGTTTCTGCAATCGCAAACACCGGAGCGCTTGGGACACTTGGTGCCGGCTATATGGGGGCATCACAGCTGAAGGAAGATATACATAAGGTGAAACAGCTGACAGACAAGCCGTTTGCGGTTAACTTATTCGCTGTCAATCTTGAATCATATTCAAATGAAATCGGGAACATGCAGCGATTTCTGAACCGGTTCCGTAACAACTTGGGAATTGATGCTGGTGCTGATTTCGTGAAAGTGAATGATTATCTACAGGAGAAAATCCATGTCATTTTGGAAGAAAATATTCGCGTAGTCAGTACTGCGTTTGGTGTGCTTCCCGCTTCACTGGTTGAGCGGCTGAAAGAAAATGATGTTCTGCTGATTGGAATGGCGACCAATCTGGATGAAGCCCGTGAACTGGAGGAATCGGGATATGATGCAGTAGTTGCCCAAGGCTATGAGGCAGGCGGACACCGTGGAACGTTTGATGTGGGAAAATACCCAAACGGAAGTAATATCGGTCTGCATGTGCTGTTGGAGGAATTTTTGGATCATCTGGAAATTCCGGTTGTCGCTGCAGGCGGGATACATCATAAAAAGCAGGTGGACGCACTGCTTGCAATGGGTGCCGAAGCCGTTCAGATAGGTACACGTTTTTTAATTGCAAAGGAAGCAGGAACCAATGCCGCCTATCGCAGAGCGCTTTTGAAAGCGGACACCAACTCAACCAAAATTACAAAGGTGTTTTCCGGGCGTCCGGCACGTGCTATCCGAAATAAGTTTGTTAAGGAAGTGGAAGGAAGCGGTCTAACCCCGCTGCCGTTTCCAATTCAAAACCAGATGACAAAAGATATTCGCGGTGCCGGAAAAGAATTTGCAATTGCTGATATGCAATCACTCTGGGCCGGTCAGGGTGTCGGTGCAATTCAAGAGGAAGAGACCGCAGTTGAAATTGTCGAGTCACTTACGGGTAATGTAAACATAACGGAAGCGTGA
- a CDS encoding serine hydrolase, producing the protein MGSIIRFSCLQTKIRELLNGLESQFSLYISTKDGDIKISENVQRPAASLAKIPILIEALRQIDDGRLREDCSVPIKKSMLAGGAGIIAKLTNADRFTYRDLLELMIIISDNTAANVVLEAVGAEQVNRFCSVCGCNNTILQRKFMDEAAQMTGRDNYTSAEDMMRMLHLICSPNKFISRKNRNKIIGILSNQQLKDKLAYYLPEDSNVHMFHKSGELAGVEHEAAILEYNGNQLQAVVLSEGWENNGDGKLFIAEIGRLLIRYIQST; encoded by the coding sequence GTGGGGTCAATCATTCGTTTTTCCTGTTTACAGACAAAGATAAGAGAACTGCTGAACGGATTGGAAAGCCAATTCTCACTTTATATCTCAACAAAAGATGGGGATATCAAGATTTCGGAAAATGTTCAGAGACCGGCAGCCAGCCTTGCAAAGATTCCAATTTTAATTGAAGCATTACGGCAAATAGACGACGGCCGACTGCGGGAAGATTGCTCTGTTCCCATCAAAAAATCAATGCTTGCAGGTGGTGCCGGCATTATTGCGAAATTGACAAATGCAGACCGATTTACATACCGGGATCTATTGGAACTGATGATTATAATATCGGATAATACTGCGGCAAACGTAGTATTGGAAGCCGTTGGAGCGGAACAGGTGAACAGGTTTTGCAGCGTATGCGGCTGTAATAATACGATCCTGCAGCGAAAATTCATGGATGAAGCCGCACAAATGACCGGCAGGGACAATTACACCAGTGCAGAAGATATGATGAGGATGTTACATCTGATTTGCAGCCCAAACAAATTTATTTCCCGGAAAAATAGGAATAAAATTATCGGAATATTATCAAATCAACAATTAAAAGACAAACTTGCCTATTATCTTCCCGAAGATTCCAATGTACATATGTTTCATAAATCAGGTGAATTGGCGGGGGTTGAACATGAGGCAGCCATTTTGGAATATAACGGAAATCAATTGCAGGCAGTCGTGCTTTCAGAGGGGTGGGAGAACAATGGTGACGGAAAACTTTTTATTGCTGAAATAGGCCGGCTGTTAATCAGATACATACAATCAACTTAA